TTTGCCATTCCAAAAATCTAAAAATTGTAGGATTGGACGAATTGTTAGGAATTGAATACTATGAATAAACTTTTTACTTTTCTTTTCTTCTTTCAAATTGGGCTGCATATTCAGGCTCAAACATCTGCAGAAAAATTAAGTGCATTAATGAAAAAGGTGGCTAAGGAAACCCAAACGTTACAAAGCCATTTTGAACAGGAAAAATTTTCGCCATTGCTTGAAAACACGGCCAAAACTTCGGGGCAACTTTACTTCCAACAACCCAAATCCATTTGTTGGAAATATGTGGGGGAAAAGGCTAATTCCATTGTTTTTAATGAAGAAAAGGCCTTTGTAATCTCAAATGGCAAACGCAAAGAATACAATTTGGAGAAAAATCCAATATTCCGAAAAATGAATGAACTCATTGCCAGCAGTGTCCAAGGGCAAGTGATGGAACAAAAGGAATTTAAAGTGGAGGTTAAGGAAGAAAAAGGAAATTACCTGGTTTACATGAAACCCAAGGCCAATGCTGTCAGGTTATTTGTAAAAGAAATTCAATTGAAGGTTAACAGCAAAGGTTTGGTCGAAGCACTGACCATATTCAGTAAAAATGGGGATTGGACAAAAATTATGTTTAGCCAACAGGTGGTAAATGCAAAAGTAGATGCCGGGCTTTTCAAGTAAACTATCTACCGTTTTTTAGCCAAACCAATACAGCTTAAAGAGAAATGTTTTTCCAACCTGTCAGGTACCTTGAATTACCTTTGGTTTCCTCTTGAGATTTTGGATCCAAGCTTTTAATAATTGGTTGGCATTTCACTGCATAAAAATTAAACAATTCAAAAAAAAATGCAAATGTTTTCACTTTTAAGGCCTTAACTCAATTAATAAAACTATTTAACTTGTTTTCCGGAGAAGATCCACAGCAATCCAAACATCAGCAAGCCATTAAAAAATAATAGCTCCAAACCAACCTTATAACCGCTTAACCATTGCTCGGAGTGCAAACTAAAATAATAACATACCACCGGTGGAATAATTGCCAAAATCGGAATCCATTTGTCTGTTGCTACCCTTTTGGTTAAAATTCCAAAGGCGAAAAGTCCCAACAAAGGTCCATAGGTATAGCCTGCCAGGGTTAAAATAGTATCTACAATGGCTTTATCATTGAGCAGACTAAAAACCACAATGCAAACCAACAAAAGCAATGCAAAACCAATATGAATCAAATTGCGATAAATTGTTTTCTTTTCTTCACTGACCTTTTCATTCCGCTGAAGGTGCAAAAAATCATAATAAAACGAGGTAGTAAGCGTAGTCAAAACCGAATCGGCACTGGAAAAAGTAGCAGCCGTTAAACCAATAATAAAGGCCAAACCGGCCCAAACTCCTAAATGGTTGAGTGCCAAAACCGGGAACAGCTTATCCGTAATCATTTTCCCTTCGGCATTTAAGGGAATGGCAATGTGGTTAAAATCAACAAAGGTGTAAAGCAAAACGCCCAAGGACAAGAAAAAAACATTGACCATGACCATTACAAAACTGAAGGAAACGATGTTCTTTTGAGCCTCTCCCAAACTGCGGCAGCTCAAGTTTTTCTGCATCATATTTTGATCCAATCCAGTCATGGCTATGGCAATAAAAAATCCCCCTAAAAATTGCTTCCAGAAGTAGTTCTTTTCCTTAAAATCCCAGAAAAAAGTTTCTGAAAGCGGACTTTCCTTCACCGTATTTACAAGGCCTGAAAAGTCGAGGTTTAAATTGGAGGCAATTGCTGCTATGCTTAATATAACGCCCATCAATAAAAACAAGGATTGGAAAGTATCCGTCCAGACCAAGGTTTTGATGCCTCCTTTGGCTGTGTAAACCAACATCAAGGCAATGATAAAGGCAACTGCTACAAAAAAGGGAATATGAAAAGCATCAAAAACAAAGGTTTGTAGCACCCCGGCAGCCAGAAATAAGCGTCCTGCCGCCCCCAAGGTTCTACTTACTATAAAAAAGAAGGAACCTGTTCTTTCTGCTCCGGCGCCAAAGCGTGTTTCAAGGTAAGTGTAGATTGAGGTAAGATTCATTTTATAATATACCGGCATCAATACATAGGCAATAACAAAATAGCCGGCCAAATAGCCAAGCACCAATTGTAAATAGGAGAATTTGGCCAAAACAACTAAGCCTGGTACGGATATAAAAGTCACACCGGAAAGGGAATCCCCGATCATACCAAATGCCACAGCCAACCAAGGTGAAGCTTTATTGCCTG
This is a stretch of genomic DNA from Bacteroidia bacterium. It encodes these proteins:
- a CDS encoding outer membrane lipoprotein carrier protein LolA translates to MNKLFTFLFFFQIGLHIQAQTSAEKLSALMKKVAKETQTLQSHFEQEKFSPLLENTAKTSGQLYFQQPKSICWKYVGEKANSIVFNEEKAFVISNGKRKEYNLEKNPIFRKMNELIASSVQGQVMEQKEFKVEVKEEKGNYLVYMKPKANAVRLFVKEIQLKVNSKGLVEALTIFSKNGDWTKIMFSQQVVNAKVDAGLFK
- a CDS encoding sodium:solute symporter is translated as MSPIIILVSIAVYFFALVGISIYTSRHADNTSYFTGNKASPWLAVAFGMIGDSLSGVTFISVPGLVVLAKFSYLQLVLGYLAGYFVIAYVLMPVYYKMNLTSIYTYLETRFGAGAERTGSFFFIVSRTLGAAGRLFLAAGVLQTFVFDAFHIPFFVAVAFIIALMLVYTAKGGIKTLVWTDTFQSLFLLMGVILSIAAIASNLNLDFSGLVNTVKESPLSETFFWDFKEKNYFWKQFLGGFFIAIAMTGLDQNMMQKNLSCRSLGEAQKNIVSFSFVMVMVNVFFLSLGVLLYTFVDFNHIAIPLNAEGKMITDKLFPVLALNHLGVWAGLAFIIGLTAATFSSADSVLTTLTTSFYYDFLHLQRNEKVSEEKKTIYRNLIHIGFALLLLVCIVVFSLLNDKAIVDTILTLAGYTYGPLLGLFAFGILTKRVATDKWIPILAIIPPVVCYYFSLHSEQWLSGYKVGLELLFFNGLLMFGLLWIFSGKQVK